In a single window of the Bos javanicus breed banteng chromosome 16, ARS-OSU_banteng_1.0, whole genome shotgun sequence genome:
- the PACC1 gene encoding proton-activated chloride channel isoform X2: MAVAVFLVYQTITDFREKLKHPVMSVSYKEVDRYDAPGIALYPGQAQLLSCKHYYEVIPPLRSPGQPGDVNCTTQRINYTDPFSNQTLKSALIVRGPREVQKRELVFLQFRLNQSSEDFSAIDYLLFSSFQEFLQSPDRAGFMQACESAYSSWKFSGGFRTWVKMSLVETKEEDGREAVEFRQETSVVNYIDQRPAAEKSAQLFFVVFEWKDPFIQKVQDIITANPWNTIALLCGAFLALFKAAEFAKLSVKWMIKIRRRYLKKRGQATNHIS, from the exons ATGGCCGTGGCCGTCTTCCTGGTCTACCAGACCATCACGGACTTCCGCGAGAAGCTCAAGCACCCTGTCATGTCGGTGTCGTACAAGGAGGTAGATCGCTACGACGCCCCAG GCATCGCACTGTACCCCGGTCAGGCCCAGCTGCTCAGCTGTAAGCACTATTACGAGGTGATCCCGCCTCTGAGGAGCCCCGGGCAGCCCGGAGACGTGAACTGCACCACCCAGAGGATCAACTACACGGACCCCTTCTCCAATCAGACCCTG AAATCCGCCCTGATTGTGCGGGGGCCGCGGGAGGTCCAGAAGCGGGAGCTGGTCTTCCTCCAGTTCCGCCTGAACCAGAGCAGCGAGGATTTCAGCGCCATCGATTACCTGCTCTTCTCGTCCTTCCAGGAGTTCCTGCAGAG CCCAGACAGAGCTGGCTTCATGCAGGCCTGCGAGAGCGCCTATTCCAGCTGGAAGTTCTCCGGGGGCTTCCGCACCTGGGTCAAGATGTCCCTGGTGGAGACCAAGGAGGAGGACGGGCGGGAGGCGGTGGAGTTCCGGCAGGAG ACCAGTGTGGTTAACTACATTGACCAGAGACCTGCTGCCGAGAAAAGTGCTCAGTTGTTTTTTGTGGTCTTTGAATGGAAAGATCCTTTCATCCAGAAAGTCCAGGAT ataatCACCGCCAATCCTTGGAACACAATTGCTCTTCTCTGTGGGGCCTTCTTGGCATTATTTAAAGCTGCAGAATTTGCCAAACTAAGTGTGAAATGGATGATCAAAATTCGGAGACGATACCTTAAGAAAAGAGGTCAGGCAACAAACCACATAAGCTGA